From the genome of bacterium:
ATCCAATATTTTATCTATGTTTTGTGTTTCACTTTCCAATGCCTTTATTCCTGCGTATTGAATAGCATTAAAAACACCTGAATCCACATTTTCTTTAACCTTTGATATTGCTGCTATTATATCCGGATTTCCCATAGCCATACCTATACGCCAACCTGTCATATTGTATGGCTTTGATAGAGAGTTAAGCTCAATTCCGACATCCTTAGCGCCTTCAACAGAAAGAAAACTGAGTCTTTCCTGTTTATTAAACACAATCTCGCTGTATGGATTGTCATGGCATATTGCAATGTCATAGGCCTTTGCGAATTCTACTAATTCAGCAAAGAATTTTTTGCTGGCAACTGCTCCTGTAGGGTTATTTGGGTAGTTAAGATAAAAAGCCTTTGCCTTTCTTGCAACATCAGAGGATATATCTGAAAGAACCGGAAGAAAATTATTTTGTTCCAGTATTGGGATGTTATAAGGTTTTGCTCCAGCCAGAAAGATATTGGCTCTATAGGCAGGATATCCTGGGTCTGTCATGAGCACAGTATCCTGTGGATCTACAATAGCCATAGCAAAATGATGCACACCTTCCTTTGAGCCTATTAAAGCTATAATTTCTGTGGCAGGGTCAAGCTTAACTTCGTATCTTTCTCCATACCATTCAGTTACAAACTCTCTGAATTTAAGCATCCCCTTTTCCTCATCTGTGGGATATTGGTGATTTTCCTGGTTATAGGCAGTTTTGCACAGTTCATCAATTATGGATTTGGGAGTTGCCTCAACAGGGTCCCCAATTGCAAGACTTATAACATCTATTCCATCAGCCTTTGCCTTTGCAATCTTATTGCGCAGTTCCATAAATAGATATGGAGAAATATTGTCTAATCTTTTAGCTGTTTTCATAAACTAGTTCTCCCTTGTATATTATTTGAGCATCTCCTTCCAAAAAAACATCTAAAAAAACACCTTTATTATAATACAGATTAACCTTTAAGCTGCCGCCTTTAACTTTAATGGAGATAGGCATTCTATTCACCTTGCCAAGTGCGTAGGAAATCGCTCCAGATGCAACTGCGCCTGTTCCGCAAGCATAGGTTTCTCCTTCAACGCCCCTTTCATAGGTTCTCATATTTAAAGAATCATCATTATTAATAGAGACAAAGTCAACATTTGTGCCCCTTGGAGAGAAATGCTTATGATAGCGTATAAGAGAACCTATGGTCATAACGTCAACATTCTCAATATTATCAAAGTACAAAATTGCATGAGGCACGCCGGTATCTATGTAATGAACAGTTTGTCTCTCCCCATTAACCTCAAGCTGTATATTAAGCTTCATATCACAGGGATTACTCATTCTTAAACGGATATTGTTGTTAGCAGCTTCTGCCTCAATTATTCCCGCAATTGTTTCAAAGCGTGTTCTTTTGGGAACTATTTTCAGTTGCTGCGCAAATCTGACAACACATCGTGCGCCATTACCGCACATTTCA
Proteins encoded in this window:
- a CDS encoding LL-diaminopimelate aminotransferase; this encodes MKTAKRLDNISPYLFMELRNKIAKAKADGIDVISLAIGDPVEATPKSIIDELCKTAYNQENHQYPTDEEKGMLKFREFVTEWYGERYEVKLDPATEIIALIGSKEGVHHFAMAIVDPQDTVLMTDPGYPAYRANIFLAGAKPYNIPILEQNNFLPVLSDISSDVARKAKAFYLNYPNNPTGAVASKKFFAELVEFAKAYDIAICHDNPYSEIVFNKQERLSFLSVEGAKDVGIELNSLSKPYNMTGWRIGMAMGNPDIIAAISKVKENVDSGVFNAIQYAGIKALESETQNIDKILDIYEKRRRFVVNTLNSIGWIYTPPDGTFYLWIPTLHGESSIDFATMLFEKASVVVAAGSSYGKHGEGYIRISLTVSDKRLREAMQRIKNALK
- the dapF gene encoding diaminopimelate epimerase; amino-acid sequence: MNIIKFAKMCATGNDFIVIDNRDKIIEDVHAFSKHVCSRRFGIGADGVLLLENPEKADFKMRIINADGTEAEMCGNGARCVVRFAQQLKIVPKRTRFETIAGIIEAEAANNNIRLRMSNPCDMKLNIQLEVNGERQTVHYIDTGVPHAILYFDNIENVDVMTIGSLIRYHKHFSPRGTNVDFVSINNDDSLNMRTYERGVEGETYACGTGAVASGAISYALGKVNRMPISIKVKGGSLKVNLYYNKGVFLDVFLEGDAQIIYKGELVYENS